A genome region from Arachidicoccus soli includes the following:
- the yajC gene encoding preprotein translocase subunit YajC, whose translation MSTLNLVLAMAGQGSAGGGGPQLIIMLGIIVVFYFFMIRPQAKKAKEQKGFIANLQKGDKIVTIAGIHGTINKINEDGTTIMVETNPGIYLKMEKSSISLEWTKALHKANGETK comes from the coding sequence ATGAGTACATTAAATTTAGTATTAGCAATGGCTGGCCAAGGAAGCGCTGGCGGCGGGGGACCACAATTAATTATTATGCTAGGTATTATTGTGGTATTTTATTTCTTTATGATTCGGCCACAAGCTAAAAAAGCTAAAGAACAAAAGGGCTTTATCGCCAACTTACAAAAAGGAGACAAAATAGTAACGATAGCCGGGATACATGGAACTATCAACAAGATAAATGAAGATGGAACGACTATTATGGTAGAAACTAATCCGGGAATATATCTTAAAATGGAAAAATCCTCTATTAGCCTAGAATGGACTAAGGCCTTACATAAGGCGAATGGCGAAACAAAATAG
- the nusB gene encoding transcription antitermination factor NusB — translation MISRRNIRIKVMQLLYAIDAISPEKSSPKETEVVTLLKKQIEQTRTLLLFMLSYLIEIAQYAEIYAQQRASKNIVTQEDLNVNIKIAGNEFVWSLLENEAFNTAAGQTKAKLLVENDFVKKIFLQLTQTPEYAAYIAVDSRDKKADTEIIHFIFTDLLLANESFIAIVEELFQNWDDDCEVVEQMVMQYLNKPKSINFKESISADKWLYAKELISTVLDKDDVLMNLIKPKLKNWDSERIAVIDMLLLKMGVSELLFFETIPTKVTINEYIDIAKNYSTKQSGQFVNGILDSIHKDLISQNKIQKVEFRKN, via the coding sequence ATGATAAGCAGAAGAAATATCCGGATAAAAGTAATGCAGCTGTTATATGCAATTGATGCCATAAGCCCGGAAAAATCGTCGCCTAAAGAAACAGAAGTCGTAACGCTACTTAAAAAGCAAATTGAACAGACACGTACATTACTCCTGTTTATGCTTTCTTATCTTATAGAAATTGCACAATACGCTGAGATTTATGCACAACAGCGTGCTTCCAAGAACATTGTAACGCAAGAAGATTTAAATGTAAATATTAAAATTGCCGGTAATGAATTTGTTTGGAGTTTATTGGAGAATGAAGCTTTCAATACTGCAGCCGGACAAACGAAAGCTAAACTTTTGGTGGAAAACGACTTCGTAAAAAAGATTTTTTTACAGCTAACTCAAACACCAGAATATGCTGCATATATAGCTGTTGATAGTAGAGACAAGAAAGCAGATACGGAAATAATTCATTTTATTTTTACCGATTTGTTACTAGCAAACGAAAGTTTTATTGCAATAGTAGAAGAGCTATTCCAGAATTGGGATGATGATTGTGAAGTGGTTGAACAAATGGTTATGCAATATTTGAACAAACCTAAATCTATTAACTTCAAAGAATCGATATCTGCTGATAAGTGGTTATATGCTAAAGAATTAATTTCAACAGTCTTGGATAAAGACGATGTATTAATGAATTTGATAAAGCCAAAGTTGAAAAACTGGGATTCTGAAAGAATTGCTGTAATAGATATGTTGTTGTTAAAAATGGGTGTAAGTGAATTACTTTTCTTCGAAACAATTCCGACTAAAGTTACCATCAACGAATATATAGATATTGCAAAAAATTATAGCACTAAACAAAGTGGCCAATTTGTAAACGGAATTTTAGATTCTATTCATAAAGACCTAATTTCGCAGAACAAAATTCAAAAAGTCGAATTTAGAAAAAATTAA
- the rpsT gene encoding 30S ribosomal protein S20 gives MANHKATKKDVRQAAKRRDRNRYYGKTTRNAIRNLKASADDAAYDAALPLTVSMIDKLAKRGVIHKNKANNLKSKLARKTEFKKTA, from the coding sequence ATGGCAAATCATAAAGCTACCAAAAAAGACGTTCGCCAAGCAGCAAAACGCAGAGACAGAAATCGCTATTACGGCAAGACAACCCGTAATGCAATTCGTAATCTTAAAGCATCAGCTGATGATGCAGCTTACGATGCTGCATTGCCTTTGACTGTTTCTATGATCGATAAATTGGCAAAAAGAGGCGTTATTCATAAAAATAAAGCTAATAATTTGAAAAGCAAATTAGCTAGAAAAACCGAATTTAAAAAGACTGCTTAA
- a CDS encoding sterol desaturase family protein, whose amino-acid sequence MINSCLLSLFGAPKILYSEITHLEHTSPNIIVYAIPVMAFLTFLEIGVSWYQNKKLYKTKESVGSTLVGLGNVLINVLIKVGLFYLFVWVYNLLPWRMSLSWWTFIPCYFLFDFCSYWSHRISHQQRFLWSTHVVHHSAESYNLTVSFRLSWIQNIKTIFFLPVALCGFHPIVIFVVSQVSVMFQFWVHTEYIKKLPRWVEYVFATPSNHRVHHGSQEKYLDKNYAATFIFWDRIFGTFQLEEERPIYGLTTKIGNRLNPIFLNFHEIKDMFQDVKTAKGFKKKWFYIFGSPTAIYNEKLKKTKKQVIT is encoded by the coding sequence ATGATAAATTCTTGCCTTCTCAGCCTTTTTGGAGCACCTAAAATTCTTTATAGCGAGATCACCCATTTAGAGCATACTTCTCCTAACATTATTGTTTATGCAATACCGGTAATGGCTTTTCTTACTTTTTTAGAAATTGGCGTTTCTTGGTATCAAAACAAAAAATTGTACAAGACAAAAGAAAGTGTTGGTTCTACATTAGTAGGGTTGGGAAATGTGCTTATAAATGTATTAATAAAAGTGGGCTTGTTTTATTTGTTTGTATGGGTTTACAATCTTCTACCATGGCGAATGAGCCTCAGTTGGTGGACTTTTATTCCTTGCTATTTTCTTTTCGATTTTTGTAGCTACTGGTCACATCGCATTTCCCACCAACAACGATTCCTGTGGAGTACGCACGTTGTGCATCACTCCGCAGAAAGTTACAACCTTACTGTTTCTTTTAGATTAAGCTGGATTCAAAATATTAAAACCATATTTTTTCTTCCCGTTGCCCTATGCGGCTTTCATCCAATTGTAATCTTTGTTGTGAGCCAAGTAAGTGTAATGTTTCAATTTTGGGTGCATACAGAGTATATTAAAAAATTACCAAGATGGGTGGAATATGTTTTTGCAACGCCATCAAATCACCGCGTACATCATGGTTCGCAAGAAAAATATTTGGACAAAAATTATGCCGCCACTTTTATCTTCTGGGATAGAATTTTCGGAACTTTTCAATTAGAAGAAGAACGCCCTATTTATGGACTAACTACAAAAATCGGTAATCGCTTAAACCCCATATTTCTAAACTTTCACGAAATAAAAGATATGTTTCAAGATGTGAAAACAGCAAAAGGATTTAAGAAAAAATGGTTTTACATTTTTGGTAGCCCAACAGCTATTTATAATGAAAAACTAAAAAAAACTAAAAAACAAGTAATTACTTAA
- the odhB gene encoding 2-oxoglutarate dehydrogenase complex dihydrolipoyllysine-residue succinyltransferase: protein MIEIKVPTVGESISEVTLIKWVKNNGEYVNRDEVIAELESEKATFEVNAEQAGILHAVAEVDATLQIGDVLATIDETASKPLESNNQKTIETKQETDTIAPSPITQPKATGRGIIEIKVPTVGESISEVTLVRWIKHEGDLVNRDEPIAELESEKATFELNAEEAGKLSIIAKEDDVLQIGDLVAKINTDIAVPIETTSPKGATETSTTKTTETTAPVISVPIDIKATPLASAMIADKKVDTKSIKASGEGGKILKADVLAALANPGKQTFAGAELFSRNERREKMSNLRKTISRRLVESKNTTAMLTTFNEVDMSNIMDIRKKYKDKFKEQHGVGLGFMSFFSKACAIALAEWPAVNAYIDGNELVYHDYADISIAVSTPKGLTVPVMRNVESKSMADIEKNVIELATKARNGKLGMEDLQGGTFTITNGGTFGSLLSTPIINLPQSAILGMHKIQDRPMAVNGQVVICPMMYIALSYDHRIIDGKESVSFLVRVKELLENPELLLFSKNPIQALLEL, encoded by the coding sequence ATGATAGAAATAAAAGTGCCCACGGTGGGCGAATCCATTAGTGAAGTAACTTTAATTAAATGGGTTAAGAATAATGGAGAATATGTAAATCGTGATGAAGTAATTGCCGAATTGGAAAGCGAGAAAGCAACATTTGAAGTAAACGCGGAACAGGCAGGCATCTTACATGCTGTGGCTGAAGTAGATGCCACACTCCAAATTGGAGATGTGTTAGCCACTATTGATGAAACAGCAAGCAAACCTCTTGAATCGAACAATCAAAAGACAATTGAGACAAAACAAGAAACAGATACAATAGCTCCTTCACCTATCACTCAACCAAAAGCTACCGGCAGAGGAATCATAGAGATAAAAGTGCCCACAGTTGGTGAATCCATCAGCGAAGTAACTTTAGTTAGGTGGATTAAACACGAAGGTGATTTAGTAAATCGTGACGAACCAATTGCTGAACTAGAAAGCGAGAAAGCCACATTTGAATTGAACGCGGAGGAAGCAGGCAAATTATCAATTATTGCCAAGGAAGATGACGTTTTGCAAATTGGAGATCTTGTCGCAAAAATTAATACAGATATAGCTGTTCCTATAGAAACAACTTCGCCTAAAGGTGCAACAGAGACCTCCACTACAAAAACAACTGAAACTACAGCACCAGTAATCTCTGTTCCAATTGACATAAAAGCGACTCCTTTAGCCTCAGCAATGATTGCGGATAAAAAGGTAGATACTAAATCAATAAAAGCAAGTGGAGAAGGTGGCAAAATATTAAAAGCTGACGTGTTAGCTGCATTAGCCAATCCAGGGAAACAAACTTTCGCTGGCGCAGAATTATTCTCGCGCAATGAACGCAGAGAAAAGATGAGCAACTTACGCAAAACAATTAGCCGACGTTTAGTAGAATCAAAAAACACTACAGCGATGCTCACTACTTTTAATGAGGTAGATATGAGCAATATTATGGACATCCGGAAAAAATATAAGGATAAGTTTAAAGAGCAACATGGTGTAGGACTTGGCTTTATGAGTTTCTTTAGTAAAGCATGTGCCATTGCATTAGCTGAATGGCCGGCCGTAAATGCCTATATTGATGGCAACGAATTAGTTTATCACGATTATGCAGATATTAGTATTGCAGTAAGTACTCCTAAAGGCTTAACCGTTCCGGTAATGCGTAATGTGGAAAGCAAAAGCATGGCTGATATCGAGAAGAATGTAATAGAGTTGGCGACAAAAGCACGCAACGGAAAATTAGGAATGGAAGACTTGCAGGGTGGTACTTTTACCATTACTAATGGTGGGACTTTTGGTAGTTTGTTGAGTACTCCTATTATCAATTTGCCACAAAGTGCCATTTTAGGAATGCACAAAATTCAAGACCGGCCAATGGCAGTAAATGGCCAAGTGGTTATATGTCCTATGATGTATATCGCTTTGAGTTACGATCACAGAATTATTGATGGCAAAGAAAGCGTAAGCTTCTTGGTACGGGTAAAAGAATTGTTGGAAAACCCTGAATTATTATTATTCAGCAAAAACCCGATTCAGGCTTTATTAGAATTGTAA
- a CDS encoding DUF1573 domain-containing protein has protein sequence MNKILTSIISLILIGMLSCSGNSNSTNQKQAANILSDTANYTQIQWLDSIHDFGRIKYGENVGISYTFKNIGKKPLYITAVHPTCGCTIADYTKDAVLPGQEGMVKATFDSKHGAPGSIRKSIVVSSNTTNDANFVLAFTGTVTK, from the coding sequence ATGAACAAAATTCTTACAAGTATAATAAGCCTTATTCTCATTGGAATGCTATCTTGCTCTGGCAATAGTAACTCTACCAACCAAAAACAAGCTGCCAACATATTGAGTGATACTGCCAATTATACACAAATACAATGGTTAGACTCTATTCATGATTTTGGTAGGATAAAATATGGCGAGAATGTGGGCATATCCTATACCTTTAAAAATATAGGTAAGAAGCCACTTTATATTACCGCTGTACATCCAACCTGTGGTTGCACTATTGCAGACTATACGAAAGATGCAGTATTACCTGGACAAGAAGGCATGGTAAAGGCCACTTTTGACAGCAAGCATGGCGCCCCAGGAAGCATCCGAAAAAGTATTGTTGTTAGTTCAAATACTACCAATGACGCAAATTTTGTGCTGGCATTTACTGGTACTGTAACAAAATAA
- a CDS encoding 2-oxoglutarate dehydrogenase E1 component, which translates to MKDFSYITNSHPAYIEELYADFVKDPADIDPEFRKFFEGFDFAVANEKSAGTIQTSNTNFDANMLSKELNVYNLISAYRQKGHLIAKTNPIRPRKDRHANLGLKYFNLSDADLNTNFQVGQHIGLPNGTLKQIIEKLEGIYCSSVGVEFTYVNDPVIENWILNAAEKTLLEKPSLEKRKRNLEKINQGVLFEKFLHTKYIGQKRFSLEGGEALIPALDAAIHVAAKNDVREVVIAMAHRGRLNVLANTLGKTYEQIFSEFEGIVPADKTQGSGDVKYHLGFRSDFITADGKKVNLQLCPNPSHLEVVDPVALGFARSKANVLYNFQYDRILPILIHGDAALAGQGVIYEVAQMSELEGYNVGGTIHITINNQIGFTTDYKDARSSDYCTSIASITQSPVFHVNGDDIEAVVKAVEIATEFRQTFNKDIYIDILCYRRHGHNEGDEPKFTQPQLYALIDRHPNPREVYTKFLTMHGEQEAQALAKEMETKFWNDLQARFDEVRQKPLPYKLQAPEEWWQSLRSSKPSDFDQSPVTAISLESAKELVKKLLHWPESFHPLRKVKKLLEDKEALFVSEEKIDWGTAELLAYASLIVEDKTVRLSGEDVKRGTFAHRHAVLFDENDNSEYNRLNHLKENQTAKFRVYNSLLSEYAVMGFEYGYAMANPNGLAVWEAQYGDFANGAQMVVDQYIASAESKWGTMSGVVLLLPHGYEGSGPDHSSARLERYLQSCAEENMVVTNITTAANFFHALRRQVSWEFRKPLINMSPKANLRHSGSYSHISEFAEGGFKEIIDDVQAKAEEVKKVLLCSGKLYFDLQEKKEKENRTDIAIIRLEQIYPLPIRQIKNLHEKYKKAIWFWVQEEPANMGAASFLQTNFKAFPYGVISRNASASTATGYAKVHKIEQEEILDTAFSI; encoded by the coding sequence ATGAAAGATTTCTCGTATATCACCAACTCACATCCGGCCTATATCGAAGAATTATACGCCGATTTTGTAAAAGATCCAGCCGATATTGATCCGGAATTTAGAAAATTTTTTGAAGGCTTTGATTTTGCCGTAGCCAACGAAAAAAGTGCAGGTACTATCCAAACAAGCAATACAAACTTTGATGCTAACATGCTTTCAAAGGAATTGAATGTTTACAACCTTATTTCAGCTTATCGTCAAAAAGGGCATTTAATCGCAAAGACGAACCCTATTCGTCCACGTAAGGATAGACATGCCAATCTTGGGTTAAAGTATTTTAATCTTTCTGATGCAGACTTAAATACAAATTTTCAGGTAGGTCAACACATTGGTTTGCCAAATGGCACATTAAAACAAATCATTGAAAAATTAGAAGGAATATATTGTTCATCAGTAGGTGTTGAATTTACTTATGTAAATGACCCTGTAATAGAAAACTGGATACTTAATGCGGCCGAAAAAACATTATTGGAAAAACCATCACTTGAAAAACGTAAACGCAATTTAGAGAAAATAAATCAAGGTGTACTTTTTGAAAAGTTTTTACACACAAAGTATATTGGACAAAAAAGATTTTCACTAGAAGGTGGCGAAGCCCTGATTCCCGCATTGGATGCCGCAATCCATGTTGCTGCAAAAAATGACGTCCGTGAGGTAGTAATAGCTATGGCGCATCGTGGTCGTTTAAATGTTTTAGCGAACACTTTAGGCAAAACATATGAACAAATATTTAGTGAATTTGAAGGCATAGTCCCTGCGGACAAAACACAAGGGAGCGGGGATGTAAAATATCATTTGGGTTTTCGAAGCGATTTTATCACTGCAGATGGTAAGAAAGTAAACCTACAACTTTGTCCCAATCCTTCACACCTTGAAGTGGTGGATCCGGTTGCTTTGGGTTTTGCCCGCTCAAAAGCTAATGTATTGTATAACTTTCAGTATGATCGTATTTTACCAATACTCATTCATGGAGACGCAGCTCTTGCTGGACAAGGAGTAATATATGAAGTAGCTCAAATGAGCGAGTTAGAAGGCTATAATGTTGGTGGGACCATTCACATTACCATTAATAACCAAATTGGCTTTACAACAGATTATAAAGATGCGCGCTCTTCTGATTATTGTACTTCTATTGCCAGCATCACGCAGTCTCCGGTTTTTCACGTGAACGGTGACGATATAGAGGCCGTAGTAAAAGCAGTAGAAATTGCTACAGAATTCAGGCAAACGTTTAATAAAGATATCTATATAGATATACTTTGTTACAGAAGGCATGGTCACAACGAAGGTGATGAACCTAAATTTACACAGCCTCAACTGTATGCACTAATTGACCGTCATCCAAATCCGCGTGAAGTGTATACGAAGTTTCTTACAATGCATGGTGAACAAGAAGCACAGGCCTTAGCAAAGGAAATGGAAACTAAATTTTGGAATGATTTGCAGGCACGTTTCGATGAAGTTCGTCAAAAGCCATTACCTTATAAGCTGCAAGCACCTGAAGAGTGGTGGCAAAGTTTACGCTCTTCCAAACCCTCAGATTTCGATCAATCGCCTGTTACCGCTATTTCATTAGAAAGTGCAAAAGAACTTGTAAAAAAACTCTTACATTGGCCAGAATCTTTTCACCCGTTAAGAAAAGTAAAGAAATTATTAGAAGATAAAGAAGCATTATTTGTAAGTGAAGAAAAAATTGATTGGGGTACCGCTGAGTTGCTGGCATATGCAAGTTTAATTGTTGAAGACAAAACCGTGCGGTTAAGTGGTGAAGATGTGAAACGTGGTACATTTGCACACCGTCATGCCGTACTTTTTGATGAAAATGATAATAGTGAATACAACCGTTTAAATCATTTAAAAGAAAACCAAACTGCAAAATTCCGCGTTTACAATTCATTATTGAGTGAATACGCAGTTATGGGTTTTGAATATGGCTACGCGATGGCCAATCCCAATGGACTAGCTGTTTGGGAAGCACAATATGGAGATTTTGCGAATGGTGCACAAATGGTTGTCGATCAATATATAGCAAGTGCTGAATCAAAATGGGGAACCATGAGTGGCGTCGTATTATTGTTGCCGCATGGTTATGAAGGAAGTGGCCCAGATCACTCAAGCGCAAGACTCGAAAGATATCTACAAAGCTGTGCCGAAGAAAATATGGTTGTAACCAATATTACTACAGCTGCTAATTTCTTTCATGCATTAAGAAGACAAGTAAGTTGGGAATTTAGAAAACCATTAATCAATATGTCTCCCAAGGCAAACTTACGTCACTCTGGGAGTTATAGCCATATCAGTGAATTTGCAGAAGGTGGTTTTAAGGAAATAATTGATGATGTTCAAGCTAAAGCTGAAGAAGTAAAAAAAGTGTTACTCTGCTCCGGTAAATTATATTTTGACTTACAAGAAAAGAAAGAAAAAGAGAATCGTACGGATATAGCAATTATAAGACTCGAACAAATATACCCTCTTCCCATTCGGCAAATTAAAAATTTGCACGAGAAATATAAAAAAGCAATATGGTTTTGGGTACAAGAGGAACCGGCTAATATGGGCGCAGCATCTTTCTTACAAACAAATTTCAAGGCATTCCCTTATGGAGTTATCAGCAGAAATGCAAGTGCTTCAACAGCTACAGGATATGCTAAAGTGCATAAGATAGAACAAGAAGAAATATTGGATACTGCATTTTCGATTTAA
- a CDS encoding serpin family protein, which translates to MKVASFVLLLISNLLFTGCSKQLHQSTSTQEQSVVMPILVPKVIAQNMSGFTFNFFKELQSTQSDSDNIFVSPLSLHMDLGMLLNGAAGNTYNQMTNALQLQNLSLAEVDSAYQTLLQDLPKADKQVQLGLYNSVWYRNSFSVEPNYMEQLKNYFDATVQGLPFVSSDADIINNWASDKTNGKIKNVIDKTDITAHSIMFLLNALYFKGNWSTQFDKSKTKDYTFHLENGNTKQVKMMMNTDTFHYSFTDNYKAIRLPYGNGQFSMFIILPNTGNTIADILNSMNASEWNNLQNNMNIGKVQIGLPRFEISNYNINLINTLQKMGVTDLFSSSSADLTKINSNALSLELYVNLLKQFTYLNVDEQGTEAAAVTVGGIVTTSMPFPSPSIICDHPFGLIISERTSNTILFMGRIMNPNSQ; encoded by the coding sequence ATGAAAGTAGCTTCTTTCGTCCTCTTATTAATAAGCAATTTATTATTTACAGGATGTAGCAAACAATTACACCAATCAACTTCTACTCAAGAACAAAGTGTTGTTATGCCTATTCTAGTTCCTAAGGTGATAGCGCAAAATATGTCTGGCTTCACTTTCAATTTTTTTAAGGAATTGCAATCTACACAATCCGATTCAGACAATATTTTTGTATCTCCACTTAGCCTGCACATGGATTTGGGTATGTTACTTAATGGCGCTGCTGGCAATACTTACAATCAGATGACTAATGCATTACAGCTGCAAAATCTATCCTTAGCAGAAGTAGATAGTGCTTATCAAACTTTATTACAAGATTTACCCAAAGCAGATAAGCAAGTGCAGTTGGGTTTATACAATTCTGTTTGGTATCGCAATAGTTTTTCCGTTGAGCCAAATTATATGGAACAATTAAAGAATTATTTCGATGCAACTGTTCAGGGGCTGCCCTTTGTTTCATCAGATGCAGACATTATTAATAATTGGGCAAGTGATAAAACCAATGGGAAAATTAAAAATGTCATTGATAAAACCGATATAACAGCTCATTCAATCATGTTTTTATTAAATGCGCTCTATTTTAAAGGTAATTGGTCGACTCAATTTGATAAAAGTAAAACCAAAGATTATACTTTTCATTTGGAAAATGGTAACACCAAGCAGGTAAAAATGATGATGAATACCGATACTTTTCATTACAGTTTTACAGACAATTACAAAGCAATAAGGCTGCCTTATGGAAATGGCCAATTTTCAATGTTTATAATTTTGCCTAATACAGGAAATACAATTGCTGATATCTTGAATAGTATGAATGCAAGTGAATGGAATAATCTGCAAAACAATATGAATATTGGTAAAGTGCAAATCGGATTGCCAAGATTTGAAATTTCTAATTACAATATAAATCTTATCAATACCTTGCAGAAAATGGGGGTTACTGACCTGTTTAGCTCTAGTTCGGCTGATTTAACTAAAATAAATAGCAACGCATTGTCGCTTGAATTGTATGTAAATCTCTTAAAGCAATTTACCTATTTAAATGTTGATGAACAAGGTACAGAAGCTGCTGCTGTTACTGTCGGAGGCATTGTTACCACATCTATGCCATTTCCATCACCTTCAATTATTTGTGACCACCCTTTTGGCTTAATCATTAGCGAGCGCACATCTAATACTATTTTATTTATGGGGAGAATAATGAATCCGAATAGTCAAT
- the coaE gene encoding dephospho-CoA kinase (Dephospho-CoA kinase (CoaE) performs the final step in coenzyme A biosynthesis.): MLKIGLTGGIGSGKSTVAKIFNTLGIPTFDADAAAKNIMENDAKVKAQLINAFGKEIFAQNLLNKKYLAEIVFKDAAKLKLLNNITHPATIEAAKNWIDEQSTPYVIKEAALLFEAKSAGDLDFIIGVQSPIQLRIQRAMRRSNISEEAVMQRIEKQMDNDEKMQLCDFVILNDEQQALLPQVLTLNGKFVDNAIKKS; this comes from the coding sequence ATGCTAAAAATAGGATTAACAGGCGGAATAGGAAGTGGAAAAAGTACGGTGGCCAAAATATTTAATACCTTGGGTATACCGACATTCGATGCAGACGCTGCTGCTAAAAATATTATGGAAAACGATGCTAAAGTAAAAGCTCAATTAATAAATGCGTTTGGTAAAGAAATTTTTGCACAGAACCTACTCAATAAAAAATATTTAGCAGAAATTGTTTTTAAAGATGCGGCTAAATTAAAATTACTGAATAACATTACACACCCTGCAACCATTGAAGCGGCCAAGAATTGGATAGATGAACAATCTACACCCTATGTAATTAAAGAAGCGGCACTTTTATTTGAAGCCAAAAGTGCCGGAGATCTAGATTTCATTATTGGCGTTCAATCCCCAATTCAATTACGTATACAACGAGCCATGCGACGCAGCAATATTTCAGAGGAAGCAGTAATGCAAAGAATAGAGAAACAAATGGATAATGACGAGAAAATGCAGCTTTGTGATTTTGTAATTTTAAATGATGAGCAACAAGCACTCCTACCTCAAGTGCTTACTTTGAATGGGAAGTTTGTTGATAATGCGATAAAAAAAAGTTAA